The Negativicutes bacterium genome has a window encoding:
- the pckA gene encoding phosphoenolpyruvate carboxykinase (ATP), whose product MSEARLNLDDLGIHYTGEIYRNLTPVQLVEQSLKRGEGVLSDTGALAVETGKYTGRSPKDKYIVDTKDVHDQIAWGSINIPMAEDRYDKIYQRLTAYLENRDLFVFDGFAGADRSYTLSIRVINECAWQNLFVHQLFIRPTEAELAEHRAEFTVICAPGFRAWPKSDGTNSEAFIIVHFGRKQVIIGGSNYAGEVKKSIFSAMNFLLTDQHVCPMHCSANIGEKGDVALFFGLSGTGKTTLSADPNRRLIGDDEHGWSPNGIFNFEGGCYAKCINLKEENEPQIWNAIRFGSVVENVVLDKKTHQPDYCNDSLTENTRAAYPIHYIPGAVIPSVGGHPKTIFFLTADAFGVMPPIARLNKEQSMYYFLSGYTSKLAGTERGIVAPEATFSSCFGAPFLPRSPHVYATLLGELIETHQTRVYLLNTGWTGGPYGEGHRISLKYTRAMVTAALNGELDQVAYVNDPVFKIDVPRSCPNVPAELLNPRQTWQDQDAYDRQAKNLVEMFAKNYATL is encoded by the coding sequence ATGTCGGAAGCAAGATTGAATTTAGATGATTTGGGAATTCATTATACCGGAGAAATATATCGCAACCTGACACCGGTCCAACTGGTTGAGCAATCCTTGAAACGGGGAGAAGGCGTCTTATCGGATACCGGAGCTTTAGCGGTAGAAACGGGTAAGTATACAGGACGTTCCCCCAAAGATAAATATATTGTGGATACGAAAGATGTGCATGATCAGATCGCCTGGGGCAGTATCAATATACCGATGGCAGAGGATCGTTATGATAAAATCTATCAGCGGTTAACCGCCTATTTAGAAAACCGTGATTTATTTGTCTTCGATGGTTTCGCCGGAGCGGATCGCAGCTATACCTTATCGATCCGTGTGATCAATGAATGCGCCTGGCAGAACCTATTTGTACATCAGCTGTTTATCCGTCCGACAGAAGCGGAATTAGCGGAGCACCGGGCTGAGTTTACGGTGATCTGCGCGCCTGGTTTCCGGGCTTGGCCGAAAAGTGACGGCACCAACAGCGAAGCTTTTATCATTGTGCATTTTGGCCGCAAACAAGTCATCATCGGCGGCAGTAATTATGCCGGGGAAGTGAAAAAATCTATCTTCTCGGCAATGAATTTTCTGCTGACGGATCAGCATGTGTGTCCGATGCACTGCTCTGCCAACATCGGCGAAAAAGGGGATGTAGCACTCTTCTTTGGTTTATCCGGCACTGGCAAGACAACATTGTCTGCCGACCCCAATCGCCGCTTGATTGGCGATGATGAACATGGCTGGTCACCCAATGGTATCTTCAATTTTGAAGGCGGCTGCTATGCCAAGTGTATCAATTTGAAAGAAGAGAACGAACCGCAGATTTGGAACGCAATCCGTTTTGGTTCCGTGGTGGAGAATGTCGTTTTGGATAAAAAGACACATCAACCGGATTACTGCAATGACAGCTTAACGGAAAACACACGCGCGGCCTATCCGATTCACTATATTCCGGGTGCGGTGATACCCTCGGTAGGCGGCCATCCCAAGACGATTTTCTTTTTGACCGCGGATGCTTTCGGTGTGATGCCTCCGATTGCCCGCCTGAATAAAGAACAGTCGATGTATTATTTCTTATCCGGTTACACATCGAAATTGGCCGGCACAGAAAGAGGAATTGTCGCACCGGAAGCTACCTTCAGTTCCTGTTTCGGAGCGCCTTTCCTGCCGCGCAGTCCCCATGTTTATGCCACCTTGTTGGGTGAACTGATCGAAACGCATCAAACCAGAGTCTATCTGCTGAATACCGGTTGGACCGGCGGACCTTATGGGGAAGGGCACCGTATTTCACTGAAATACACGCGGGCAATGGTAACGGCTGCTTTGAACGGGGAGCTCGATCAGGTAGCTTATGTCAATGATCCTGTTTTCAAGATCGATGTACCGCGCAGCTGTCCCAATGTGCCGGCAGAGCTTTTGAATCCGCGTCAAACATGGCAGGACCAAGACGCTTATGACCGTCAGGCCAAAAACTTGGTTGAGATGTTTGCAAAGAACTATGCTACACTCTAG
- a CDS encoding GNAT family N-acetyltransferase has protein sequence MIRFREIDRENLQQVIRLKVMEEQKSFVASNLFSIAEAKAEPECVPLAVFHDETAIGFVMYCLEPQQKEYWIYRVMIDEKYQSQGFGRRVMQMLIYRIQQDLAYHKIYISFAPDNLRAKSLYESLGFKPDGRLIDGELIYLLTY, from the coding sequence TTGATTCGCTTTCGAGAGATCGACCGGGAGAATCTGCAGCAGGTGATTCGGTTGAAGGTCATGGAAGAACAGAAGAGTTTTGTGGCCAGTAATCTGTTTTCCATTGCGGAAGCCAAAGCAGAGCCGGAATGTGTCCCCCTCGCAGTGTTTCACGATGAGACAGCCATTGGATTTGTCATGTATTGTTTAGAACCGCAGCAGAAAGAGTACTGGATCTATCGTGTCATGATCGATGAGAAATATCAGTCTCAGGGGTTTGGCCGCCGGGTCATGCAAATGCTGATCTACCGTATTCAGCAGGATCTGGCTTATCACAAGATTTATATCAGCTTTGCGCCGGATAACCTCAGGGCGAAATCGCTTTATGAGAGTTTGGGCTTCAAACCGGACGGGCGGCTGATCGACGGAGAGTTGATCTATCTCTTAACGTACTAA
- a CDS encoding ABC-2 family transporter protein produces MNRDRIIRWFFFYNTVVQIISLTPFYGIQNLSLRISQFGCKAGCNINFLFSFLESVNFAFPLWSSFWYFIVARFYEIDGFTDHQLLLCFAVVLISFSPAECVARGFDRFAVMTGIGEFDRILVRPRNEIFQILATKIELTRLGRLLQASSSLMRFRQAM; encoded by the coding sequence ATGAATCGTGATCGCATCATCCGCTGGTTCTTTTTCTACAATACGGTCGTTCAGATCATCAGTCTGACTCCCTTTTATGGCATACAGAATCTGTCGTTACGGATTTCGCAATTCGGTTGTAAAGCCGGATGCAATATCAACTTTCTTTTCTCTTTCCTTGAATCGGTCAATTTTGCATTTCCTTTGTGGTCTTCTTTCTGGTACTTTATTGTTGCCCGCTTTTATGAAATTGATGGCTTTACTGATCACCAGCTGTTGCTTTGTTTTGCTGTGGTATTGATCTCATTCTCTCCGGCGGAATGTGTTGCGCGCGGGTTCGATCGTTTTGCCGTCATGACTGGCATCGGCGAATTTGACCGTATCTTGGTGCGTCCCAGAAATGAAATCTTTCAGATTTTAGCGACCAAAATTGAACTGACGCGTTTGGGAAGATTATTGCAGGCGTCATCTTCACTTATGCGATTCCGGCAAGCAATGTAG
- a CDS encoding DUF445 family protein, whose protein sequence is MNFFLGLKATYGWWLPPLIGAAIGLITNWLAIRMLFRPYRAYYIGKLKIPFTPGVIPSRRTEISGKVGQVVAQYLFNETELSRTFLEPSVQDGIVNFLTLRWQSLMTSDATGETWLQQLPEERKRQLKQQIAEQLIRRLAEAIKREATQEQGKRLLQEQWRKVLQQSPPPRFFTSGSSCLSDFLENWLQQDHLRETVKAALTERFQLLRLQWQNDQTTLADLLGDDTSRELIRLLFDHRANLALLLKAILSDAELSKELAPLVKRQLEKQWPLNILGALISEEHMLKIITSLLADAEVWLDQDENQAMLAERLTGAFRDFAQKPLTERLLRQDSLLTEERLQTAIDSLWQGLRNTVDRKAINLWLTGSLVSLQGCSWQQLAERFGAQDRLENVPALLWQILEREIESEERQQQIGLFLQEQIDLLLQKPFREFLNGWQPQQSQWQKAAQWLQQSAVKILPELLPALNVNRMVERRLNEFPLAEIEQLIIHIAGKELSAITWFGALLGFLIGSLQLVI, encoded by the coding sequence TTGAATTTTTTTCTTGGTCTGAAAGCGACTTACGGCTGGTGGCTGCCTCCTCTGATCGGGGCGGCCATCGGTTTAATTACCAACTGGCTGGCCATTCGGATGTTGTTCCGGCCGTATCGGGCCTATTATATCGGTAAATTGAAGATTCCGTTTACACCGGGTGTAATCCCCAGCCGGCGCACCGAAATCTCCGGCAAGGTTGGGCAAGTGGTCGCGCAGTATTTATTCAACGAAACCGAATTGAGCCGCACTTTTTTGGAACCATCGGTGCAAGACGGGATTGTCAATTTTCTCACGCTGCGCTGGCAGAGTCTCATGACATCAGATGCAACAGGGGAAACCTGGCTGCAGCAGTTGCCGGAGGAACGCAAAAGACAGTTAAAACAACAAATCGCGGAACAGCTGATCCGGCGCCTCGCTGAGGCAATAAAGCGGGAAGCCACTCAGGAACAAGGCAAACGTCTGCTGCAGGAACAATGGCGAAAAGTCTTGCAACAGTCGCCGCCGCCGCGTTTTTTCACTTCCGGCAGCAGCTGCCTCAGTGATTTCCTGGAAAATTGGCTGCAGCAGGATCATTTGCGTGAGACAGTGAAAGCCGCTCTGACGGAACGTTTTCAACTGCTGAGGCTGCAATGGCAGAATGACCAGACAACGCTTGCCGATCTGTTGGGTGATGACACCAGCCGCGAACTGATCCGGTTGTTGTTTGACCATCGTGCCAATTTAGCTTTGCTGCTGAAAGCAATCCTCTCCGATGCGGAGTTGTCCAAAGAACTGGCCCCGCTGGTCAAACGGCAATTGGAAAAGCAATGGCCGCTGAACATTTTAGGCGCTTTGATTAGTGAAGAACACATGCTGAAAATCATAACATCTCTGTTGGCGGATGCGGAAGTTTGGCTGGATCAGGATGAGAATCAGGCAATGCTGGCAGAGCGCTTAACGGGTGCTTTTCGTGATTTTGCGCAAAAACCGCTCACTGAACGGTTGCTGCGGCAAGACAGCCTGCTGACGGAAGAACGTCTGCAAACGGCGATTGATTCTCTTTGGCAGGGTTTGCGCAATACTGTCGACCGCAAGGCCATCAATCTTTGGTTGACCGGCAGCCTGGTGTCCCTGCAGGGCTGCAGCTGGCAGCAGCTGGCAGAACGATTCGGCGCGCAGGACCGTCTGGAAAATGTACCGGCTCTGCTCTGGCAGATACTGGAACGGGAAATCGAGAGTGAAGAGCGTCAGCAGCAAATCGGGCTTTTTCTGCAGGAACAGATTGATTTGCTGCTGCAGAAACCCTTCCGTGAATTCCTGAATGGTTGGCAGCCACAGCAAAGTCAGTGGCAAAAAGCAGCACAGTGGCTGCAGCAGTCTGCCGTGAAAATACTGCCCGAACTGCTGCCTGCTTTGAATGTCAATCGCATGGTGGAGCGCAGACTGAATGAATTCCCGCTCGCAGAGATTGAGCAGCTGATCATTCATATTGCGGGCAAAGAATTATCCGCCATCACTTGGTTTGGCGCTTTGCTTGGCTTTTTGATTGGCAGCCTGCAGTTGGTGATTTAG
- a CDS encoding M3 family oligoendopeptidase, which produces MLKDLNPVWDLEPIFPGGSDSPQLAAELTALNKELTAAITKMNQYREPNEAVWAERFQEIQTLAHRFIQAAAFLEFLNAADTTDVKARMLFGRFFSLSGQFEQVLTLLNQLILAETDEQWQALLLTPTFQPYQFVLNEMRRQAADKLPPEQENLISKLASDGYKAWGSMYERLVARVKITLIENDGSKTVLSAGQAYNRLNDPDRNLREQLMPKWEAAWQDLADLGAQELNSMMGFRLNLYEARGWDYMKEPLEMNRISKATVDMMWQTISENKTRLVTYYKQKQRLMAADRLCWHDFYSPIGAGGQKATYTEAANFILEQFQGFSPKLAAFAKKAFLNRWVEAENRADKGAGAFCSALPILKESRIFSTYSGNLEHATTIAHELGHAFHNEAMKDLPAFNQNVGMCLAETASNLNELVVAEAAIRHAKSGEEKLALLAAKIEQAASEMLNIHCRYLFEDNFCQARKKGPLSAAELNQMMLNAQKTAYENMLDVWHPTFWLSKGHFHGTSVPFYNFPYTFGFFFATGIYAKAKQVGSGFEDTYIELLQHTGVMTVEQLAMQYLQADLTKKEFWQTAIDLSLSDIDEFMALSEEILAARK; this is translated from the coding sequence ATGCTGAAAGATTTGAATCCCGTCTGGGATCTGGAGCCGATTTTTCCCGGCGGCAGTGACTCCCCGCAATTGGCAGCTGAGCTTACCGCACTGAATAAAGAATTGACCGCTGCAATCACGAAAATGAATCAATATAGAGAACCCAACGAAGCGGTTTGGGCAGAACGATTCCAGGAAATCCAGACTCTGGCCCATCGCTTTATCCAAGCAGCCGCTTTCCTGGAATTTCTCAATGCGGCGGACACAACGGATGTCAAGGCGCGAATGCTTTTTGGCCGTTTTTTCAGTCTCTCCGGCCAATTCGAACAGGTTTTAACGTTGCTCAATCAATTGATTTTGGCAGAAACAGACGAGCAGTGGCAGGCTTTGCTACTGACCCCTACTTTCCAGCCTTATCAGTTTGTCCTGAACGAAATGCGCCGCCAGGCAGCGGATAAACTGCCGCCGGAACAGGAAAACCTGATCAGCAAGCTGGCTTCTGATGGTTATAAAGCCTGGGGCAGTATGTATGAGCGCTTGGTCGCCCGGGTAAAGATTACTCTGATAGAAAACGATGGCAGTAAAACCGTGCTTTCCGCAGGACAAGCCTACAATCGGCTGAATGATCCGGATCGCAACCTGCGCGAACAATTAATGCCAAAATGGGAGGCTGCCTGGCAGGATCTGGCCGATCTTGGCGCCCAGGAACTCAATTCTATGATGGGTTTCCGTTTAAATTTATATGAAGCCCGTGGTTGGGATTATATGAAAGAGCCGCTGGAGATGAACCGCATCTCCAAAGCAACCGTAGATATGATGTGGCAGACAATTTCAGAGAACAAAACGAGACTCGTGACTTATTATAAACAAAAGCAGCGGCTGATGGCAGCCGATCGGCTCTGCTGGCATGACTTTTATTCGCCGATCGGTGCAGGCGGCCAAAAAGCCACCTATACCGAAGCGGCAAATTTCATTCTTGAACAATTTCAGGGCTTCAGTCCAAAATTAGCTGCCTTTGCCAAAAAAGCTTTTCTTAACCGCTGGGTGGAAGCGGAGAATCGAGCCGACAAAGGGGCCGGTGCTTTTTGTTCCGCCTTGCCGATCCTGAAAGAAAGTCGTATCTTCTCTACCTACTCCGGTAATCTCGAGCATGCCACAACCATCGCGCATGAACTGGGACACGCCTTCCATAATGAAGCGATGAAAGATCTGCCGGCATTCAACCAAAACGTTGGCATGTGCCTGGCAGAAACCGCCTCTAACCTGAACGAACTGGTGGTTGCGGAAGCGGCCATTCGTCATGCCAAGAGCGGGGAAGAGAAATTAGCCTTATTGGCTGCCAAGATTGAACAAGCTGCCAGTGAAATGCTGAATATCCATTGCCGCTATCTCTTTGAAGACAATTTCTGTCAAGCGCGCAAAAAAGGTCCGCTTTCCGCTGCCGAACTGAACCAGATGATGCTGAATGCGCAAAAAACCGCCTATGAAAATATGCTCGATGTCTGGCATCCTACCTTCTGGTTGTCCAAAGGTCATTTTCATGGCACCAGTGTTCCTTTCTATAACTTCCCCTACACCTTCGGCTTCTTCTTTGCCACCGGTATCTATGCCAAAGCAAAACAAGTCGGCAGCGGCTTTGAAGACACCTACATCGAATTACTCCAGCACACCGGTGTGATGACGGTAGAGCAGTTGGCGATGCAGTATCTCCAGGCCGATCTGACCAAAAAGGAATTCTGGCAGACAGCCATCGATCTTTCCCTGTCTGACATCGATGAATTCATGGCCCTTTCCGAAGAGATCTTAGCTGCCAGAAAGTAA
- a CDS encoding M3 family oligoendopeptidase gives MSKFQNLSRTWDLDIFFPGGCGAAPFLEYVSKLESDLAAFQPQANLPVSDPGEWVPRLQTLQDLISRTSYAGAFANCHSAAKSADLAARQMSGKIRQLSAVLANINTELNAQFLAMSDAEWQLLLNMDALKEIAWNLNERREKSKTLMSKELESLNNSLAVNGYHGWGSLYTMLASALKVKVTLNGKEQELSMGQLQNRLSDADPSVRQYLMEVWENAWQSAEENIGHTLNQLAGYRLNLYQHRGWHDFLQEPVSYNRMQRQTLDSMWQTIDANKAKLVAYLQRKKQLLGVEKLNWNDVDAPIGGEQTKVSFEEAAEFITDNFRKFSPKMADFATMAFQQSWIESEDRPGKRMGGFCSGFSEAKQSRIFVTFSGTMGNMATVAHELGHGYHGWVMKDMAPMTKSYAMIVAETASTMGEMIVANASVEAAKSAAEKLSLIESKLHRAVSLLMNIEARFLFEKSFYTEREKGEVAVSRLNELMVTAQKQAYAGALDGYHPRFWASKLHFYSTGVPFYNFPYTFGFLFSAGIYAKALQLGPAFEDQYIDLLQDTGRLSVEELARRHLGVDLTGSEFWQQAIDAVLADYDEFMMLTEKMI, from the coding sequence ATGAGTAAATTTCAAAATTTAAGCAGGACCTGGGATCTGGATATTTTCTTTCCGGGCGGTTGTGGTGCGGCACCTTTTCTTGAATATGTCAGCAAATTGGAATCGGATTTGGCAGCTTTCCAGCCGCAGGCCAATCTGCCGGTCTCCGATCCCGGCGAATGGGTCCCCCGCTTGCAAACACTGCAGGATTTGATCAGCCGCACTTCTTACGCCGGCGCCTTTGCCAATTGTCACAGCGCAGCAAAATCAGCCGATCTTGCCGCGCGCCAGATGAGTGGAAAAATCCGTCAGCTCAGTGCCGTGCTGGCCAATATCAACACCGAACTGAATGCGCAATTCCTGGCTATGTCGGATGCCGAATGGCAGCTGCTTCTGAATATGGATGCTCTGAAAGAAATTGCCTGGAATTTAAATGAACGTCGGGAAAAATCAAAAACCCTGATGAGCAAAGAATTGGAATCCCTGAATAACTCTTTGGCTGTCAACGGTTATCATGGCTGGGGCAGTCTTTATACCATGCTTGCTTCCGCCTTGAAAGTCAAAGTCACGCTCAATGGGAAGGAACAGGAACTTTCGATGGGTCAGCTGCAGAACCGCCTGTCCGATGCCGACCCAAGCGTCCGTCAATATCTTATGGAGGTTTGGGAAAACGCCTGGCAAAGCGCCGAAGAAAACATCGGCCATACCCTCAATCAATTGGCCGGCTATCGGCTCAATCTTTACCAACACCGTGGCTGGCATGATTTTCTGCAGGAACCGGTTAGCTATAATCGCATGCAGCGCCAAACACTCGACAGCATGTGGCAGACGATTGATGCCAATAAAGCAAAACTGGTCGCTTATCTGCAGCGTAAAAAGCAACTGCTCGGCGTGGAAAAATTGAACTGGAACGATGTGGATGCACCGATCGGCGGCGAGCAAACCAAAGTCTCTTTTGAAGAAGCAGCGGAATTTATCACCGACAACTTCCGCAAATTCAGTCCGAAAATGGCCGATTTCGCCACGATGGCCTTTCAGCAAAGCTGGATTGAATCGGAAGACCGTCCCGGCAAGCGGATGGGTGGTTTCTGTTCCGGTTTCTCGGAAGCAAAACAATCGCGTATTTTTGTGACATTCTCCGGTACGATGGGCAACATGGCAACCGTCGCGCATGAATTGGGTCACGGTTATCATGGCTGGGTCATGAAAGATATGGCTCCGATGACCAAATCCTATGCCATGATTGTGGCCGAAACCGCTTCGACCATGGGTGAAATGATTGTTGCCAACGCTTCGGTAGAGGCTGCCAAATCGGCAGCGGAAAAGCTTTCTCTGATTGAAAGTAAGCTGCATCGTGCCGTTTCTCTCTTAATGAATATTGAAGCGCGCTTTCTCTTTGAAAAATCCTTTTATACGGAACGTGAAAAAGGTGAAGTAGCCGTCAGCCGTTTGAACGAACTGATGGTAACCGCTCAAAAGCAGGCGTATGCCGGTGCTCTGGATGGTTATCATCCCCGCTTCTGGGCTTCCAAGCTGCACTTTTACAGTACCGGTGTTCCCTTCTATAACTTTCCCTATACCTTTGGCTTTCTCTTCTCTGCCGGTATTTACGCCAAAGCCTTGCAATTGGGACCGGCTTTCGAAGATCAATACATTGATTTGCTGCAGGACACCGGTCGGCTTAGCGTAGAAGAATTGGCCCGGCGGCATTTAGGTGTCGATCTGACCGGCAGCGAATTCTGGCAGCAGGCGATTGATGCCGTCTTGGCCGACTATGATGAATTTATGATGCTGACTGAAAAAATGATTTGA
- a CDS encoding S9 family peptidase: MQKRLLLREDLLSIQLTGDPQISPEGDWIAYLFMTTNAKENRVESSLFGVKTDGGEPFRLTSGPFDTKPRFSPNGAELAFLSRRSGSMQIWILPVQCGEATQFTTIKGGISDFRWLPDGNGFVYTANLNEKGIEKEDAKEEPTDDYTKYTEDVKIIDHLYYKMDGVGYLTARRPQLVYQLKNENPVQLTKGPQFVYQLCDIDATGRHILFTSRQDDDWGRNAWSSYLYEYNMEEARVRYLVCKDLEVNQAAYSPKGDRIAFTASKSDTIGGNILLYLIPIRGGEPEQCVSFFDRTFTNISLCDLPLNGSMPLVWGWGAKSVYLPVSDKGNVSLYKIFVDTQKIEPVVAGERTIFSYSLSANCRKIAFAATEFTNPADVYFFDVEQENIRHREKRLTDVNHAWLEEIQLSAPEKMKARATRKSPEVDLWVMKPADFTAGHLYPAVLEIHGGPMCMYANAFFFEFQLTAANGFGIIFSNPRGSQGYGEEFSTVIAKEWGKRDYEDILSVRKRALRRHKWIDEKRVSVAGGSYGGFMTAWIVGHTEKFKAAICSRPVIHWGAMCGTSDGNWAWLRRFDMVAPWEDDKAYKQQSPYSYVDNVITPILIEVQEGDLRCPFEQGQMYFAALKYLNKTAVRFVTYPNEFHGMSRNGKPWHKVHRLAQILDWLNTYGK, from the coding sequence ATGCAGAAAAGGTTACTATTGAGAGAGGACCTGTTGTCAATTCAGCTCACCGGCGATCCGCAAATTTCTCCGGAAGGGGATTGGATCGCTTATCTCTTCATGACAACCAATGCCAAAGAGAATCGTGTGGAATCTTCTCTTTTTGGTGTAAAGACTGACGGCGGAGAACCTTTCCGACTAACTTCGGGACCATTTGACACAAAACCCCGTTTCAGCCCGAATGGTGCTGAATTGGCATTCCTTTCGCGCCGCAGCGGATCCATGCAAATCTGGATTTTACCTGTACAATGCGGTGAAGCAACCCAATTCACCACCATCAAAGGTGGTATCAGTGATTTCCGTTGGTTGCCTGACGGTAATGGCTTTGTCTATACTGCCAACCTGAATGAAAAAGGGATCGAAAAAGAGGATGCCAAAGAGGAACCAACGGATGATTATACCAAATACACCGAAGACGTTAAAATTATCGATCATCTTTATTATAAAATGGACGGTGTCGGTTACTTAACCGCCCGCAGACCGCAGCTGGTCTACCAGCTGAAGAATGAAAATCCAGTGCAGCTGACCAAAGGGCCGCAATTTGTCTATCAACTTTGTGATATCGATGCGACCGGTCGCCATATTCTCTTCACCAGCCGACAGGATGATGATTGGGGGCGTAATGCCTGGTCCAGCTATTTATATGAGTATAACATGGAAGAAGCCAGAGTACGTTACTTGGTATGCAAAGATCTGGAAGTAAATCAGGCGGCATATAGTCCCAAAGGAGATCGTATTGCATTTACCGCCTCGAAATCCGATACGATCGGCGGTAATATCCTGTTGTATTTGATACCGATACGCGGCGGCGAACCGGAGCAGTGTGTCTCCTTTTTTGACCGCACTTTTACCAATATCTCCTTATGCGACCTTCCTCTGAACGGCTCGATGCCTCTGGTTTGGGGTTGGGGCGCTAAGTCCGTCTATCTGCCGGTCAGTGACAAAGGCAATGTCTCTCTTTATAAGATTTTCGTTGATACGCAAAAAATCGAACCGGTTGTGGCCGGAGAACGGACTATTTTCAGCTACTCCTTGAGTGCCAATTGCCGCAAGATTGCCTTTGCGGCCACTGAATTTACCAATCCGGCCGATGTGTATTTTTTTGATGTAGAACAGGAAAATATCCGTCATAGAGAAAAGCGCCTGACTGATGTCAATCACGCTTGGCTGGAAGAAATACAACTGTCCGCACCGGAAAAAATGAAAGCGCGGGCGACCCGTAAATCCCCGGAAGTTGATCTATGGGTAATGAAACCTGCCGATTTTACTGCCGGCCATCTTTATCCCGCTGTTTTGGAAATTCATGGCGGTCCAATGTGCATGTATGCCAATGCATTCTTCTTTGAATTCCAACTCACTGCCGCAAACGGTTTTGGCATCATTTTCAGCAATCCCAGAGGTTCGCAAGGGTATGGTGAAGAATTTTCCACCGTCATTGCCAAGGAATGGGGCAAACGTGATTACGAAGATATCCTATCCGTTCGCAAGCGGGCTTTGCGCCGCCATAAATGGATCGACGAAAAACGCGTTTCGGTCGCCGGTGGCTCTTATGGCGGCTTTATGACCGCCTGGATCGTCGGACATACCGAGAAATTTAAAGCAGCCATCTGCAGCCGGCCAGTCATTCATTGGGGCGCTATGTGCGGCACATCGGATGGCAATTGGGCTTGGCTGCGGCGCTTTGACATGGTGGCACCTTGGGAAGATGACAAGGCTTATAAGCAGCAATCTCCCTACAGTTATGTCGATAATGTAATCACTCCCATCCTGATCGAAGTGCAGGAAGGCGACTTACGCTGTCCTTTTGAGCAGGGTCAAATGTATTTTGCGGCGCTGAAATACCTGAATAAAACAGCGGTCCGTTTTGTGACTTACCCCAACGAATTCCATGGCATGAGCCGCAACGGAAAACCCTGGCATAAGGTGCACCGCTTGGCTCAGATTTTGGACTGGCTCAACACCTACGGTAAATAA